The stretch of DNA CGGCCTGGATAGGCCCACGTCTGGCCGCGTGGTGGTGGGGGGAGTGGACATAACGGATATGAGCGAGGAGCAGCTGACGAAAATCAGGGCCAGGAAGATAGGCTTCGTCTTCCAGTCATTCAATCTAATCCGAAACTACACGGCCCTCGAGAACGTGATGCTTCCGCTTCTCTTCACCGGGATCTACAGCGTGAAGGAGGCCAGGGAGATAGCGGCGAAGATCCTCGAGATCGTCGGGCTCAAAGGCCACGAGGACAAGTTCCCCAGCCAGCTGAGCGGGGGCCAGCAACAACGAGTCGCGATAGCAAGGGCGCTAGCCCCAAACCCCGACATCATACTCATGGACGAGCCCACCGGCGCCCTCGACGTAGACACAGCGGCGAAGGTGCTCTCGCTCGTGAAGTGGCTCAACCAGGCCTTCGGGCAGACCATCATAATTGTGACCCACAACCCCGAAATCGCCGAGCTTGCCACGCGCACATTCTACATCAGAGCTGGCAGGATATACGAGGAACCACCCAAGAAAACCCTCATGGACATTATAAGAGAGCTGAAGGCAGGTGGCGAGTCCGAGGACATTAGGAAGACGCAGATCAGCATCCTCAGAACCAAGCTCGAGGCCCTGGAGAGGGCGGCGAAAGTCGGGAGAATAGACCAGCTACTCCTCGAGGCGGAGATCAAGGCCCTTGAACGCCGCATCAGCAGGCTTGAGAAGTACGCCTAGTAGCCTTGATTTCGCTTATTGTCGAAAAATTGCATTTCATTAAGCGTTAAACTTAAATGTTTGATATACATTCGTTTCTTCAGGTGCTCTCATGTCTGTGCGGACTGCCTTGAGCGCGGTAATCCTAGCTTTGCTCATTTCCTCGCTCGTGCTAGCGTATCCTGTTGAGACGATCACTGTCCGAAAGACGATAATCCGGGAGCTTGACGTCCTCCCGGGGTGCGGTGAGAACACGACGATTACTGTGACCCTGGTTTTCGACTCAGCCTACACAGGTGGGCTAACCGACCACCTCGCCTTCGCCACGTCTGACGCTCTATCCGCCACTGTTCCTCCCGTGCGAGTAGGCGTGTCGCAGGGGTTCCTCAGCGTTTCATGGGAAAAGGTGGAGCTTAAGCCAGGCGACTCTATAAAGTACAGTGTTGGCGGTAAGAACCTGTTCGACGTTAACGTGCGCCTTGTGGCAGACGGCAGAGAAGTTCACGCGGACTGCTCTAGGGGTTACTGCTACGTTGTAGCGCTCAAGGCCCACACCCTCAACTACACAGTTGAAGTCGAGGCGAGAGAAGACCTGCTGAAAAAGCAGCAGCTACCTATTTCGATTTCTTGGAGCATAGACCCCCTCTACCTGTACCCTATAAGCTACAGTGAGAGCCCGCAGAGCTTGAGGGAGAGCGGAACGGAGGTCTCGTTCCAGTGGACCTCCTTCATGAACGGTAGCTACAGGTTGAGCGTTGTCTTCGAGGTGAGGGGGGAGAACCCGTGGGGTGAGGTACTCATTCCTCCACCCACGGTAACTGTAAGCCTCGATCCGAGGCTGCAGGCGTCTCTCATTGAGAGGTACAGGGATTTCACCCTAAAGCTCCTAGAGGAGAACGTCGGGAACCTGACGGCCTTTCAGGAGAACGTCACGACCCTCAGGGACCTGCTGTACAACCTCAGCAACGGGTTCGACGAGGAGGCGCGTTTGCTCGATAACGCCTCCAGCCTAGCCGACGCCGCTTCCACCGCTATGGATAACGCGGCCGTTCAGCTGACGAGGGGCCTCGACATGATGAACTCCGTGGAGGCGAGGGTTAAACCGGTGCTCGAGAACGCTTCGCTGGCGCTTAGGAGGGCTAAGGACACCCTGGACAGGATTCAGGGGAACCTCTCGGCGCGTGAGGACGAGCTCAGAAGGCTCTTGGAGTCGTTAAACATCACGGGCCTCAACCTCACTGTGTCAGAAGTGGACTCCCTCCTCGCTGAGGCTAGAAAACAGCTGTCCCTCTTCGAGAGCGAGGTCAACGACCTCAAGATGCTTGTCGGAGAGTACGGAGCTGTCAAGTCCCAGCTGTACGCCGCAACCGAGAACATGAGAGCGGCTTCCACAAAGCTTAGACTCATGGCTGGCGTGTTACGAGAGTCGGCGCGCAAGCTCCGCGAACTCGCGGGTGGTTTAAGGCAGGCAGCCCGGCTCATCGACTCAAGCCTCGTGAGGCTCTCAAACATGATCGAGGGGCCCCTCTACCCGGATAGCTTCAAGCAGTTCAACACCACTATCCTCTCGCAGAGAGCTATAGCGACAGCCGGGGATAAGCAGCTGAGGACGGAGCTCATGGGGGACGTGGTGTACGTGTCCCTGCCCCTGTTCAAGGTAAAGCGGAGCGAGCCACAAGTCTCGAACGTAAGCCTCGAGCCCGCGACTAAAAAGGTACAGGCTTACTGGCCCGCCGTCCTGGCTGTCTTGGCGGCTGGAGCATACTTCACGCTCAGCGGTAGAAAGGAGAGGCACCTCGCCCAAAGGGACAGCGCCGAGCTGCGCGGGCGGATCGAGGCTCTCAAGAGCAAGCTCAGGGCTCTGGAGGGGATGGGCGGTGTCTGAGGCTGGGAGAATTAAGAACGTGGTGATAAGGGGGGTAGACGCGTCGGCCTACGAGGAGATGTCCCGGCTTGCCAGGAGGATGGGGCTCAGCGTGGGTGCGGTTGCGTCGCAGGCCTTCAAGCTCATCCTAGCCCTGGTGGACGCGGGCCCACAGCTCGCCGGCCTGCCGCAGGACACACCGGAGATCGTGAAGAGGCTTATACCCATCGGAGCGCTGAAGAAGAAGCCCGTGTTTATCCGGCACATCGGCAGGCTCGTGCTCTCCCGAGAGGACTTAGAGAAAGCCCCCGGCCCCCTCTTCCTCGTGGGGATCGAGGAGCTGGTGTTCGACCCGAGCGTGGACACGAAGCTGTTCGAGGAGAAAGTCTTGAGGATCGTGGACTGCGGCCGGGTAGTGATACACCGAGGCTTAGACAAGCTCACCCTACTCTCGAGGTCGCTGTTCGTGCGAGAAGTAGTGGAGAAAATTTAGGGTATGGCCGTTGTAGAGAAATTTTTACCTTAAGGCGGGCTAACATCTCAGTTTTTCTCAGGACTTTGTTCCGAGAACACCGGTTAATGAAATAATTAAATGCTTCCCAGATCAGCTGGACTAGAGTTACATTGCCTGCCTCGATGGATTGGTAGCTACGTTGATTTGTACAAAATACCTAGGTTTTTAGAATCCTATATATATCTTTATATTTAACGTTTATTTATTTACCTCGTATTAGAGTGTATATTTTAATCCAAATAGAAAACTTTATATTATACTTAATTGCAGGAACACTTGCCGAAAGGGTATGAGCACCCCTAAAGGCGCTTCCAAAACAACGCTGGCCATCGCCATAATCCTCATACTGCTTTCAGGCATTGTTGGCTTCTTCGCGGGAAGGCTAACAGCGCCCGCGCCGACAACAACGGTAACGCCCCCCGCCGCTGCGAAGGACCTCTTCAGCATGACGTGGGATGAAATAGTGCAGAAGGCTAAAGAAGAGGGCGAGGTTACGTTCTACGGCTATGGCGCCGACTGGGACAGGATTTACTTCGAGAACATCTCCAAGGCCTTCGAGCAGAAGTACGGGATAAAGGTCAAGTACGTCCACGGGGACTGGTTCAGCACGATCCAGAAGCTTGAGGCCGACAAAAAGGCTGGGAAAGCTGTCGGTGACGTCGACGTAGCCCTCGTCTGGTCGGTTCCCTTCAAGCAGGCGCTAACTGAGGATCTGGTCTGGAACGTTCCAATAGCAGAGGTGATACCCAACGCCAAGAACCTCATCGACCCCTCGCTCCTCTACTTCAACGACCTCATACCCACTGGAGGAAAGTTCATCCCCGTAGTGTGGTGGCAGGTCGTCTTCATCTACAACAAGAAGTACGTCAAGCCAGACCAGCTACCCACCTTAGACACTCTCCTCGACTGGGCTAAGAAGAACCCTGGGCGCTTCACGTACTGCGACCCCAACAAGGGTGGCTCTGGCCACACGTTTTTAATCTCCGTGATCTACTGGCTCTACGGCTACGACAAGTTCGTCATGAGGCCCTTCGACCAGGCGTACGCTGACAGGCTTTTCAGCAGCCCGGGCAAAAACGGCATGAACCTATGGGACTACCTCAACGAACTTGAGAAGTACATGTACCAGCCTGGCAGCTACCCACCCGGTAACTCGGCGGCAATGGAGCTCTTCGCGAGAGGTGAGGTCTGGCTCGAGCCGCAGTGGATCGACGTGGTTGCTGAGTGGATGAAGGAGGGCCGCGTCAACCCTGACGACGTGGGGGTCTACGACCCAGATCCGGGTATAGCTGTCGGCGGCTTCGACGGAGTCTTCATACCCTGGAACGCGCCGCACAAGTACGCCGCCCTGGTGTTCATAAACTACCTGCTCAGCGAAGAAGTCCAGTACCGCAACGTCGTTGAGAGAGGCGGAGTCTACCCGGTCGTCAAAGGCGTCTGGGAGAAAGTGCCGCAGACCTTCAAGGACAAGTGGAAGTACCTCCCCATCGAGGAACTCCAGAGCAAGTTCCTGCAGAGGCACGCTGACTTCATGTACTACGCCATGCAGCAGTGGGCAACTAAAGTGGGCGGAGGATAAAGAGCGGGATAACCCGATGAACGAAAAAATAATTATTTTTCTATTTTTAATACCGATCCTCAGCTTCTACATCCTCGTCTGGCTGTACCCGCTACTCTTAGTAGTCTTACAGTCATTCGGTATACCCGCTCTCACGACGAGGGCCGAGGGAGAATACCCCACGCTCACGTACTATGTGACGTTCTTCTCGACGAGATACCTAGATTACTTGTGGTTTAGCTTCTGGAACAGCTTAGTGGCGGTCCTCCTAGCTCTCGTGATAGGCTACTTCACGGCGCTTATCGCGTTCATTTATGAGTTTAAAGGCAAAAGGGTCTTCAACATGATCTCCAAGATCCCTCTATTCGTGCCCTACCTCATCGCAGCCTTCATGTGGTGGTTGCTTCTGACGCCCCGTGGCTACGTCTACGACTTACTCCTTCACCTGGGTTTAATCAACGAGCAGGTTAAACTGGCCAACGACCCGCTCGGAATAGGCATAATATTCGCCAACGTCTGGATGCACATACCGTACGTGATGCTCATCTCCATAGGAACGTTAAAGGTCATAAACCCGGAGCTCATAGAGGCCGCGCGGGTCTTGGGCGCAAACATGCGGCGGACAATCCGGTACGTCTTCATACCCCTCTCCATACCCGGCATCCTTGCAAGCCTCCAGCTCGTCTTCATAAGCATGTTCGGCGGCTTTTCAGTCGCGTACATCCTCGGCGCCAGCTTCCCCAACTACCTCTCCGTGAGGATCTTCGAGGACGCTGCGGTTCTCTACAAGTGGAGCTTCGCGTCGGTCGGCGCGGTCATATACCTCGTAACCTCTCTTGTGATAACCTACTTCTACTCGAAAATCACGAGGTGGGGGTGGANNNNNNNNNNNNNNNNNNNNNNNNNNNNNNNNNNNNNNNNNNNNNNNNNNNNNNNNNNNNNNNNNNNNNNNNNNNNNNNNNNNNNNNNNNNNNNNNNGAAGGTATGATAGGCGAGAAGTTGTTCAGGGCACTGCTCTACGTAATATTTGGATCGCTTACAGTGTTCTTCATTTTCCCGCTTATACCTGTGACTCTCTGGGCTTTCTCGGAAAAGTGGCCGGGCGAGAGCCTTGTCCCCACGGAGTACGGCCTCAAGTGGTTTAAGCTACTTCTGGACAGCGGAGCCCTAATAGGGCCCCTGACGCTCAGCGTGGTCATCGGAGTGATCGTGGTGGCTTTCTCTGCTCTGCTATCTCTCCCAGCCGCGTACGCGGTGGGGACTAAGCAGTTTAAGGGTCGTGAGCTCGTCATATCTCTCCTAATGCTGCCCTTGATCGTCCCGCCTGTGGCGACGGGAGTCGGTCTCCTGGGCTACTTCACGAACATTGGCCTGAAGAGCAACATCTGGGCTGTGGCTTTCGCGCACATGATCGGCGCAACGCCCTACATGTTCAGGAGCCTGGTGGCGAACTTCGAGGCAATTGACCCAGCCCTCGAGGAGGCAGCAAGAGTATTGGGCGCTTCAACGTTCAAGGTGTTCATCCACGTTTACCTCCCTCTCGTGACGCCAGGACTGCTCTCGGGGACCATTTTCGCTTTCTCCTGGAGCATCAACGAGTACCTGTTGACGGCGCTGGTCGGCCTCCCGGACATCATAACTATCCCTGTCCAGATCTTCAGGTACGTGGGCGGCTACTACGTAGCTATCGGACCAGTGAGCGCGCTTTCCATAGTATTGCTTGTTCCCTCGATTGTTTTCCTGATATTGACTGAAAAGTACGTTAGGACTGAGTTTATAGCGGGTGCAGGTATTAAGGGGTGAGCCGGAATGGTTGGAGTGCGATT from Infirmifilum sp. NZ encodes:
- a CDS encoding ABC transporter ATP-binding protein, which codes for MSEAALELKEVRKVFRTATEEIEVLKGIDLTVLDGELTVIMGPSGSGKSTLLSIAGGLDRPTSGRVVVGGVDITDMSEEQLTKIRARKIGFVFQSFNLIRNYTALENVMLPLLFTGIYSVKEAREIAAKILEIVGLKGHEDKFPSQLSGGQQQRVAIARALAPNPDIILMDEPTGALDVDTAAKVLSLVKWLNQAFGQTIIIVTHNPEIAELATRTFYIRAGRIYEEPPKKTLMDIIRELKAGGESEDIRKTQISILRTKLEALERAAKVGRIDQLLLEAEIKALERRISRLEKYA
- a CDS encoding extracellular solute-binding protein; amino-acid sequence: MSTPKGASKTTLAIAIILILLSGIVGFFAGRLTAPAPTTTVTPPAAAKDLFSMTWDEIVQKAKEEGEVTFYGYGADWDRIYFENISKAFEQKYGIKVKYVHGDWFSTIQKLEADKKAGKAVGDVDVALVWSVPFKQALTEDLVWNVPIAEVIPNAKNLIDPSLLYFNDLIPTGGKFIPVVWWQVVFIYNKKYVKPDQLPTLDTLLDWAKKNPGRFTYCDPNKGGSGHTFLISVIYWLYGYDKFVMRPFDQAYADRLFSSPGKNGMNLWDYLNELEKYMYQPGSYPPGNSAAMELFARGEVWLEPQWIDVVAEWMKEGRVNPDDVGVYDPDPGIAVGGFDGVFIPWNAPHKYAALVFINYLLSEEVQYRNVVERGGVYPVVKGVWEKVPQTFKDKWKYLPIEELQSKFLQRHADFMYYAMQQWATKVGGG
- a CDS encoding ABC transporter permease yields the protein MNEKIIIFLFLIPILSFYILVWLYPLLLVVLQSFGIPALTTRAEGEYPTLTYYVTFFSTRYLDYLWFSFWNSLVAVLLALVIGYFTALIAFIYEFKGKRVFNMISKIPLFVPYLIAAFMWWLLLTPRGYVYDLLLHLGLINEQVKLANDPLGIGIIFANVWMHIPYVMLISIGTLKVINPELIEAARVLGANMRRTIRYVFIPLSIPGILASLQLVFISMFGGFSVAYILGASFPNYLSVRIFEDAAVLYKWSFASVGAVIYLVTSLVITYFYSKITRWGW
- a CDS encoding ABC transporter permease, translated to EGMIGEKLFRALLYVIFGSLTVFFIFPLIPVTLWAFSEKWPGESLVPTEYGLKWFKLLLDSGALIGPLTLSVVIGVIVVAFSALLSLPAAYAVGTKQFKGRELVISLLMLPLIVPPVATGVGLLGYFTNIGLKSNIWAVAFAHMIGATPYMFRSLVANFEAIDPALEEAARVLGASTFKVFIHVYLPLVTPGLLSGTIFAFSWSINEYLLTALVGLPDIITIPVQIFRYVGGYYVAIGPVSALSIVLLVPSIVFLILTEKYVRTEFIAGAGIKG